In Novosphingobium resinovorum, the following are encoded in one genomic region:
- the istA gene encoding IS21 family transposase, producing the protein MELYLQVRLACADGMSQRAAAKRFNVSRDTVRKMLSFSSPPGYRRQSAPQRPKLDGFVGIIDGWLEGDRGVPRKQRHTAKRVFDRLRTEHGFTGGYTIIKDYIREREQRSREMFVPLAHPAGDAQADFGEALVEIGGVEQKAYFFALDLPHSDACYVRAYPAAVAEAWVDGHVHAFAFFGAVPRSIVYDNDRCLVAKILPDGTRKRATLFSAFLSHYVIRDRYARPGKGNEKGNVEGLVGYCRRNFMVPIPKFPTWEAFNLWLEEQCRRRQQDKVRGESETIGERLQRDLAAMQPLPATPFEACDQTGGRVSSQSLVRYRTNDYSVPVAWGHQEVWIRAYVDAVVIGCRSEVIARHPRCHAREEVIFDPLHYLPLIEQKINAFDQAAPLQGWDLPEAFGTLQRLMEGRMHKHGRREYVQVLRLLETFTIADLQAAVEQAIDLGAIGFDAVRHLVLCRVERVPPRLDLDVYPFLPRTTVEKTFARAYMSLLSDRQEAA; encoded by the coding sequence GTGGAACTTTATCTTCAGGTCCGTTTGGCTTGCGCGGATGGCATGAGCCAACGGGCGGCGGCGAAGCGTTTCAATGTGTCGCGCGATACGGTGCGCAAGATGCTGTCGTTTTCATCGCCGCCGGGTTACCGGCGTCAGTCTGCACCGCAGCGCCCGAAGCTGGACGGGTTTGTGGGGATCATCGATGGATGGCTTGAGGGGGATCGCGGTGTCCCGCGCAAGCAGCGCCATACGGCGAAGCGGGTATTCGACCGTTTGCGCACCGAACATGGTTTTACCGGCGGCTATACGATCATCAAGGATTACATCCGGGAGCGCGAGCAACGCAGCCGGGAGATGTTCGTGCCGCTGGCGCACCCGGCGGGAGATGCGCAGGCCGATTTCGGGGAAGCGCTGGTGGAGATCGGCGGGGTGGAGCAAAAGGCTTACTTCTTCGCGCTCGATCTGCCGCACAGTGATGCCTGCTATGTGCGAGCCTATCCGGCGGCGGTGGCGGAGGCCTGGGTGGACGGACATGTCCATGCCTTCGCGTTCTTCGGCGCGGTGCCGCGCTCGATCGTCTATGACAACGATCGCTGCCTGGTGGCGAAGATCCTGCCAGACGGCACGCGCAAGCGTGCCACGCTGTTCAGCGCTTTCCTGTCGCATTACGTGATCCGCGACCGCTATGCCCGCCCGGGCAAGGGGAACGAGAAAGGCAATGTGGAAGGGCTGGTTGGTTACTGCCGCCGCAATTTCATGGTGCCGATCCCGAAGTTCCCGACCTGGGAGGCGTTCAACCTGTGGCTGGAGGAGCAATGCCGCAGGCGCCAGCAGGACAAGGTGCGCGGGGAGAGCGAGACGATCGGTGAGCGCTTGCAGCGCGATTTGGCGGCGATGCAGCCTCTGCCCGCTACACCCTTCGAGGCCTGCGATCAGACCGGGGGGCGGGTCTCCTCGCAATCCCTGGTGCGCTACAGGACCAACGATTATTCGGTTCCGGTGGCCTGGGGCCATCAGGAAGTCTGGATCAGGGCCTATGTCGATGCGGTGGTGATCGGATGCCGCAGCGAGGTCATCGCCCGTCACCCGCGTTGCCATGCCCGCGAGGAGGTTATCTTCGACCCGCTCCATTATCTCCCGCTGATTGAGCAGAAGATCAACGCATTCGACCAGGCGGCCCCTTTGCAGGGCTGGGACCTGCCCGAAGCGTTCGGGACGCTCCAGCGGTTGATGGAAGGGCGCATGCACAAACATGGCAGGCGCGAATATGTACAGGTGCTGCGCCTGCTGGAAACGTTCACCATCGCCGATCTCCAGGCGGCGGTGGAACAGGCCATCGACCTTGGCGCCATCGGCTTCGATGCCGTCAGGCACCTGGTCCTGTGCCGGGTCGAACGCGTGCCGCCCAGGCTGGACCTGGACGTCTATCCCTTCCTGCCACGCACGACGGTCGAGAAGACCTTTGCCAGAGCCTATATGAGCCTGCTGTCCGACAGGCAGGAGGCCGCATGA
- a CDS encoding N-acetylglucosamine kinase encodes MSGGVFLGVDGGGTKTEFVCIDGGGEVLATALTGTTYHLQVGFDEVVRRLETGAAQVCAAIGITPQGIDHAFFGLPAYGEDRDIDPRIHAACGAVLGHDRYDVGNDMVCGWAGSLGGEDGINIVAGTGSIGYGERQGKAARAGGWGEVFSDEGSAYWIAIKGLALFTRMSDGRTPRGPLHETLRTVLSLEDDLDVCGRIMGPPGMGRSEIAGLAGLVSDAAMAGDEAAGAILDEAARELGDMALALRAALGFAEGTAVPLSWSGGVLSREARVREEFLRIASAHGFSLHEPMFSPGYGSALYAKNLGLRNASR; translated from the coding sequence ATGAGCGGCGGCGTCTTCCTCGGCGTTGATGGCGGCGGCACCAAGACCGAGTTCGTTTGTATCGACGGCGGCGGAGAGGTGCTCGCCACCGCTCTGACGGGCACGACCTATCATCTCCAGGTCGGCTTCGACGAAGTGGTGCGGCGGCTCGAAACCGGCGCCGCGCAAGTCTGCGCGGCGATCGGCATCACGCCGCAGGGCATCGACCATGCGTTCTTCGGCCTGCCTGCCTATGGCGAGGACCGTGACATCGATCCGCGCATCCACGCGGCATGCGGCGCGGTGCTGGGCCATGATCGCTACGATGTCGGCAACGACATGGTCTGCGGTTGGGCCGGATCGCTGGGCGGCGAGGACGGCATCAACATCGTCGCCGGGACCGGCTCGATCGGCTATGGCGAACGGCAGGGCAAGGCTGCCCGCGCCGGTGGCTGGGGCGAAGTCTTCAGCGATGAGGGATCGGCCTACTGGATCGCCATCAAGGGGCTTGCGCTGTTCACCCGCATGAGCGACGGACGCACTCCGCGCGGGCCGCTCCACGAAACGCTCCGCACAGTGCTGTCGCTCGAGGACGACCTCGACGTGTGCGGGCGAATCATGGGGCCGCCAGGCATGGGGCGTAGCGAGATCGCGGGTTTGGCCGGACTGGTCTCCGATGCCGCCATGGCCGGGGACGAGGCGGCGGGGGCCATCCTCGACGAAGCGGCGCGCGAACTGGGGGACATGGCCCTGGCACTGCGCGCGGCGCTTGGATTTGCGGAAGGCACGGCTGTCCCGCTATCGTGGTCGGGCGGCGTGCTGAGCCGTGAAGCCCGGGTCCGCGAAGAGTTCCTCCGCATCGCAAGCGCCCATGGCTTTTCCCTGCACGAGCCGATGTTCTCGCCCGGCTATGGTTCTGCTCTTTATGCCAAAAACCTGGGGCTTCGAAACGCAAGCCGATAG
- a CDS encoding D-tagatose-bisphosphate aldolase, class II, non-catalytic subunit, which translates to MKAIRDIVLRHKAGERIGVTSVCCAHPLAIEAALRHALATGQDILLVEATCNQVNQDGGYTGMTPADYRDFVRAIAQRVGFPVERLALGGDHLGPNPWTALPAAEAMDRAEVMVAAYVRAGFGKIHLDCSMSCADDPVPLPERTIAERAARLCRAAEDAFEVMAADAPVYVIGTEVPVPGGAAEDLDELAVTDPADAIATVEMHRALFAEAGLSAAWDRVIATVVQPGVEFDHDKVVDYRPERATGLSRAIEPVAGLVYEAHSTDYQTAEALAALVRDHFAVLKVGPGVTFALREALWALDAIEAETVPAPRRAGLREVALERMRAEPGNWRKYYHAQGAALSLQLQYSLSDRIRYYWPDARIVAAQEQLFANLRDMVPSLPLVSQHLPLAYAAVRAGTASLDPADLVMAHIAATLDAYHGACHPDA; encoded by the coding sequence GTGAAAGCGATTCGAGATATCGTGCTGCGGCACAAGGCGGGCGAACGCATCGGCGTGACTTCGGTATGCTGCGCGCACCCGCTGGCGATCGAAGCGGCGCTGCGCCACGCGCTGGCGACCGGCCAGGACATCCTCCTCGTCGAGGCGACCTGTAACCAGGTGAACCAGGACGGCGGCTATACCGGCATGACCCCCGCCGATTACCGCGACTTCGTGCGCGCCATCGCGCAACGCGTCGGCTTCCCGGTCGAACGGCTGGCGCTGGGCGGCGATCACCTCGGCCCCAATCCCTGGACCGCGCTGCCTGCGGCCGAGGCGATGGACCGGGCGGAAGTGATGGTCGCGGCTTACGTGCGCGCCGGGTTCGGCAAGATCCATCTCGACTGCTCGATGAGCTGCGCCGACGATCCGGTGCCGCTGCCCGAACGGACCATCGCCGAACGTGCGGCGCGCCTGTGCCGGGCCGCCGAAGATGCCTTCGAGGTCATGGCCGCGGACGCGCCGGTCTATGTGATCGGCACCGAGGTTCCCGTGCCGGGCGGCGCGGCGGAAGACCTCGACGAACTGGCCGTCACTGATCCGGCCGACGCCATCGCCACGGTCGAGATGCACCGCGCACTGTTCGCCGAGGCGGGGCTGTCCGCTGCATGGGACCGCGTGATCGCCACCGTCGTCCAGCCGGGCGTCGAGTTCGATCACGACAAGGTCGTCGATTACCGTCCCGAGCGCGCCACCGGACTGAGCCGCGCGATCGAGCCGGTCGCGGGGCTGGTCTACGAAGCGCATTCGACCGATTATCAGACCGCCGAGGCGCTTGCCGCGCTGGTGCGCGATCATTTCGCGGTGCTCAAGGTCGGCCCCGGCGTGACATTCGCGCTGCGTGAGGCGCTCTGGGCGCTCGATGCGATCGAGGCGGAAACCGTACCGGCTCCTCGCCGTGCGGGGCTTCGCGAAGTCGCGCTGGAGCGCATGCGCGCCGAGCCGGGTAACTGGCGCAAGTATTACCATGCGCAAGGGGCGGCGCTGAGCCTGCAGCTGCAGTACAGCCTTTCCGACCGCATCCGCTACTACTGGCCCGACGCGCGCATCGTCGCCGCGCAGGAGCAGTTGTTCGCCAACTTGCGCGACATGGTGCCCTCGCTGCCGCTGGTCAGCCAGCACTTGCCGCTTGCCTATGCGGCGGTGCGCGCCGGGACCGCGTCGCTCGATCCCGCAGACCTTGTCATGGCGCATATCGCCGCCACTCTCGACGCCTATCATGGAGCTTGCCACCCCGATGCCTGA
- a CDS encoding SIS domain-containing protein, producing MPDALLVPGTPGNDAEPWTRREIAQQPETLRATQAILSANKAAIEAFTGPILANPHARIVLTGAGTSAFIGECLAPWLSGLLGRSVEAIATTDIVSSPALYLRREVPTLLVSFGRSGSSPESVAAVDLVDAHVDRAYHLVITCNAEGELARRSGGNTHVVVLPEATHDRGFAMTSSFSAMMFAALSILSGIAALDGRIEAIASAVAATHAQSRPVVEKLAARGFKRVVYLGSGPFKGLAREAALKLMELSDGAVVTAFDTALGFRHGPKTIIDAQTLAVVFVSNDPLTRLYDLDIIAELKADGHSGAVVVVSADPDDHADVSVPGLLGAADADLLFPFIVPAQLFGLAVSIELGLTPDRPNASGTVNRVVQGVRIHAQPV from the coding sequence ATGCCTGACGCCCTGCTGGTTCCCGGAACGCCGGGCAACGACGCCGAACCCTGGACCCGCCGGGAGATCGCGCAGCAGCCCGAAACGCTGCGCGCGACACAAGCGATCCTGAGCGCGAACAAGGCCGCGATCGAAGCCTTCACCGGCCCGATCCTGGCCAACCCTCATGCGCGCATCGTGCTGACAGGAGCAGGCACCTCGGCCTTCATCGGCGAGTGTCTGGCTCCGTGGCTCTCGGGCCTGCTCGGCCGTTCGGTGGAGGCGATCGCGACGACCGACATCGTCAGTTCGCCCGCGCTTTACCTGCGCCGCGAGGTGCCGACGCTGCTCGTCTCGTTCGGGCGCTCGGGCAGTAGCCCGGAAAGCGTGGCCGCCGTCGATCTGGTCGACGCGCATGTCGATCGGGCCTATCACCTCGTCATCACCTGCAATGCCGAGGGTGAACTGGCGCGGCGCAGTGGTGGCAACACCCATGTCGTCGTGCTGCCCGAGGCGACGCACGACCGGGGCTTTGCGATGACGTCCAGCTTCAGCGCGATGATGTTCGCCGCGCTCTCGATCCTGAGCGGGATCGCGGCGCTGGACGGCCGCATCGAGGCGATCGCCTCCGCCGTGGCCGCCACTCATGCGCAGAGCAGGCCGGTGGTGGAGAAGCTCGCCGCGCGCGGTTTCAAGCGGGTCGTCTACCTCGGCAGCGGCCCGTTCAAGGGACTGGCGCGCGAGGCGGCGCTCAAGCTGATGGAACTGAGCGACGGCGCGGTAGTGACGGCGTTCGACACTGCGCTGGGCTTCCGCCACGGCCCCAAGACGATCATCGATGCGCAGACGCTGGCGGTGGTCTTCGTCTCCAACGATCCGCTGACCCGGCTTTACGACCTTGACATCATCGCCGAGCTGAAGGCTGACGGGCACAGCGGCGCGGTGGTCGTGGTCTCGGCCGACCCGGATGACCACGCCGACGTATCGGTTCCCGGCCTGCTGGGCGCGGCGGATGCGGACCTGCTGTTCCCGTTCATCGTTCCCGCGCAGCTTTTCGGCCTTGCCGTTTCGATCGAACTGGGCCTCACGCCTGATCGCCCGAACGCCAGCGGCACCGTCAACCGCGTTGTCCAGGGCGTGCGGATACACGCGCAACCAGTATGA
- a CDS encoding MFS transporter: MPNEECNRASDPMPVSALLALAMTGFICIATETLPAGLLPQISSSMDISSALAGQTVTAYAVGSLIAAIPLSIATQGWRRRSVLLLTIVGFLVFNSITALSHDVVLTMAARFMAGMSAGLAWSLLAGYARRMVAPEQQGRAMAIAMVGTPVALSLGVPFGTWLGAAVGWRSAFGVMSLLTIVLILWVLAKVPDYPGQARSARMPLYRVLTTPGVRPVLGVVVSWMLAHNILYTYVAPFVTPAGLADRVDLVLLTFGMTALAGIWVTGKLVDHFLRSTVLASLALFALVTVTLVLGARSVIVIYACTAIWGLTFGGAATLLQTALADAAGDSADTALSMNVVAWNGAIAAGGLAGGFMLETWGVAAFPWAMLALTCVGFVVAWSSRAHGFPTGSRTGDMTVISH; the protein is encoded by the coding sequence ATGCCGAACGAAGAATGCAACCGGGCAAGTGATCCCATGCCAGTTTCCGCACTTCTCGCGCTTGCGATGACTGGCTTCATCTGCATCGCCACCGAAACCTTGCCGGCTGGACTGCTGCCGCAAATATCCTCGAGCATGGACATTTCATCAGCGCTCGCGGGACAAACTGTTACCGCTTATGCCGTCGGTTCGCTGATCGCTGCCATTCCGCTCAGCATTGCGACGCAGGGGTGGCGGCGGCGCAGCGTGTTGTTGCTGACGATTGTCGGTTTCCTCGTCTTCAATTCGATCACTGCACTCTCGCACGACGTTGTGCTCACGATGGCCGCCCGCTTCATGGCCGGCATGTCGGCGGGGTTGGCCTGGAGCCTGCTGGCGGGATATGCGCGCCGGATGGTTGCACCCGAACAACAGGGCCGAGCGATGGCGATTGCCATGGTTGGAACGCCTGTAGCCTTGTCACTCGGTGTTCCCTTCGGAACTTGGCTGGGTGCCGCAGTCGGCTGGCGTTCTGCTTTTGGTGTGATGTCACTGCTGACGATCGTGCTGATCTTGTGGGTGCTGGCGAAGGTTCCCGATTATCCCGGTCAGGCCCGCAGTGCGCGAATGCCGCTTTACCGCGTTCTCACGACACCGGGGGTCCGTCCCGTCCTGGGCGTCGTCGTCAGCTGGATGCTCGCACACAACATCCTTTATACCTACGTGGCGCCGTTCGTGACGCCTGCTGGCCTGGCAGACCGTGTGGATCTCGTCCTGCTCACATTTGGCATGACCGCGTTGGCCGGAATATGGGTGACCGGGAAGCTGGTGGACCATTTCCTGCGGTCGACCGTGCTGGCGAGTCTTGCTTTGTTTGCACTGGTCACGGTGACACTTGTGCTGGGCGCTAGGTCCGTCATCGTCATCTACGCCTGCACTGCGATCTGGGGGCTGACTTTTGGCGGCGCGGCAACTTTGCTCCAGACCGCCCTCGCAGATGCTGCCGGCGACAGCGCGGACACGGCTCTGTCGATGAATGTCGTTGCCTGGAACGGTGCGATCGCAGCGGGAGGCCTTGCTGGCGGTTTTATGCTTGAGACTTGGGGTGTCGCAGCATTTCCCTGGGCCATGCTCGCGTTGACATGCGTTGGCTTCGTGGTTGCATGGTCATCACGTGCGCACGGCTTTCCCACAGGAAGCCGCACGGGAGACATGACGGTCATAAGTCATTGA
- the istB gene encoding IS21-like element ISSsp5 family helper ATPase IstB codes for MSDQAPEILLAHHLKALKLPTCLREHHKLARQCAAEGVDHIRFLARLVEMEMIDRERRMVERRIKAARFPAVKSLDSFDFAAIPRLNKMQVLEMARCEWIERRENAIALGPSGTGKTHVALGLGLAACQKGLSVGFTTAAALVSEMMEARDERRLLRFQKQMAGYKLLIIDELGFVPLSKTGAELLFELISQRYERGSTLITSNLPFDEWTETFGSERLTGALLDRLTHHVSILEMNGESYRLAHSRARKAKTRP; via the coding sequence ATGAGCGATCAGGCACCGGAGATTCTTCTCGCTCACCATCTCAAGGCACTCAAGCTGCCTACGTGCCTGCGAGAGCATCACAAGCTCGCCCGGCAATGTGCCGCTGAAGGCGTCGATCATATCCGCTTCCTCGCCCGTCTCGTCGAGATGGAGATGATCGACAGGGAGCGTCGTATGGTCGAGCGGCGCATCAAGGCCGCGCGCTTCCCCGCCGTCAAAAGCCTCGACAGCTTCGACTTCGCCGCTATCCCCAGGCTCAACAAGATGCAGGTGCTCGAGATGGCGCGCTGCGAGTGGATCGAGCGGCGTGAGAACGCCATCGCTCTGGGGCCATCGGGCACCGGCAAGACGCACGTAGCTTTGGGGCTCGGGCTGGCAGCATGCCAGAAAGGACTGTCGGTGGGCTTCACCACTGCGGCGGCGCTGGTCAGCGAGATGATGGAGGCGCGCGACGAGCGGCGTCTCCTGCGCTTCCAGAAGCAGATGGCCGGATACAAGCTGCTCATCATTGACGAACTGGGCTTCGTACCGCTCTCCAAGACCGGTGCCGAACTGTTGTTCGAGCTGATCTCCCAGCGCTATGAGCGCGGCTCCACCTTGATCACCAGCAACCTGCCCTTCGACGAATGGACTGAAACCTTCGGATCCGAGCGCCTCACAGGCGCGCTCCTCGATCGTCTGACCCATCACGTCAGCATCCTCGAGATGAACGGCGAAAGCTATCGCCTCGCTCACAGCCGGGCCCGAAAGGCCAAAACCAGACCCTGA
- a CDS encoding SDR family NAD(P)-dependent oxidoreductase, with amino-acid sequence MKRLEGKRAVVLGASSPDNMGQHIARRLMDEGASVLVSGRKEDVLADFAAQHDCKWSACDLTEKASVDALADSAAQQLGGIDIAVNATGWGLLKGFLETTHDELMAMTMLQYVGPFHFYQAMVGKMARSKGGRGGSLIQISSATATIMLNDHAAYMGTKAGADHVIRCVAHEFGAEGVRANSISPGLTDTPMTSDAKQVPGLFDAFLAGYPLGRIGTSDDIAAAVVWLSSDECFMTGENLQVNGGLTLRRNPMKSEIDAAVAAAMAAG; translated from the coding sequence ATGAAGCGCCTCGAAGGAAAGCGCGCCGTTGTCCTCGGCGCCAGCAGCCCCGACAACATGGGCCAGCATATCGCCCGGCGCCTGATGGACGAGGGCGCCAGCGTGCTCGTTTCCGGCCGCAAGGAAGACGTGCTGGCCGATTTCGCCGCGCAGCATGACTGCAAGTGGAGCGCCTGCGACCTGACCGAAAAGGCCAGCGTCGATGCTCTGGCGGACAGCGCCGCGCAGCAGCTTGGCGGCATCGACATTGCGGTGAATGCCACCGGCTGGGGGCTCCTGAAGGGCTTCCTCGAAACCACGCATGACGAACTGATGGCGATGACGATGCTGCAGTATGTCGGGCCTTTCCACTTCTACCAGGCGATGGTGGGCAAGATGGCGCGCAGCAAGGGCGGGCGCGGGGGCTCGCTGATCCAGATCAGCTCCGCGACGGCGACGATCATGCTCAACGACCACGCCGCCTACATGGGCACCAAGGCGGGTGCCGACCACGTGATCCGCTGTGTGGCGCACGAGTTCGGGGCGGAAGGCGTGCGCGCGAATTCGATCTCGCCGGGGTTGACCGACACGCCGATGACTTCGGACGCCAAGCAGGTGCCGGGCCTGTTCGACGCCTTCCTTGCGGGCTATCCGCTCGGCCGGATCGGCACCAGCGACGACATCGCGGCGGCCGTCGTCTGGCTCTCCAGCGACGAGTGCTTCATGACTGGCGAGAACCTGCAGGTAAATGGCGGCTTGACGCTGCGCCGCAACCCGATGAAGAGCGAAATCGACGCGGCCGTCGCAGCCGCCATGGCTGCGGGCTGA
- a CDS encoding response regulator transcription factor, whose protein sequence is MRILLAEDDPQAAEFVARGLRDLGHSVTVAADGRDALQITQLHDHDVLVLDRMMPVHDGIQVLRALRSAQVHVPVLLLTALGRIEDRVEGLEAGADDYLVKPFAFAELAARVQALGRRSSNAGGSTTQLMWGVLRMDLLRREVTCGGERIALQPREFALLEELIRGGGKTITRTMLLETVWEFHFDPRTNIVETHMSRLRGKLAEGGAKDIIETVRGVGYRMRAV, encoded by the coding sequence ATGCGTATTCTCTTGGCCGAGGACGATCCCCAGGCGGCCGAATTTGTCGCGCGTGGGCTTCGCGATCTCGGTCATAGCGTCACCGTGGCCGCAGACGGCCGTGATGCGCTCCAGATAACCCAGTTGCACGACCACGATGTCCTCGTGCTGGATAGGATGATGCCCGTACATGACGGGATACAGGTCTTGCGAGCCTTGCGTAGCGCGCAGGTGCATGTTCCCGTGCTGCTGCTTACCGCACTGGGCCGCATAGAAGACCGGGTCGAAGGACTGGAAGCGGGCGCGGATGACTATCTTGTCAAGCCGTTCGCGTTTGCGGAACTGGCTGCGCGCGTCCAGGCGCTGGGTCGCCGCAGTTCAAACGCCGGTGGTAGCACGACCCAACTCATGTGGGGGGTACTTCGGATGGATTTGCTCAGGCGCGAGGTGACTTGCGGCGGCGAGCGGATAGCGCTCCAACCACGCGAATTCGCCCTGCTTGAAGAACTGATACGGGGTGGTGGCAAGACCATTACCCGGACCATGCTGCTGGAAACGGTCTGGGAATTCCATTTCGACCCGCGAACCAACATTGTCGAGACGCACATGAGCCGGCTGCGCGGCAAACTTGCGGAAGGCGGCGCGAAAGACATCATCGAGACCGTTCGCGGAGTCGGCTACCGGATGCGCGCGGTGTGA
- a CDS encoding SDR family NAD(P)-dependent oxidoreductase, translated as MDLGLKGLKAILVGANGGIGRVVAHVLSAEGCDIAICGRSQDKVDNVLSEVAASGVKTYGEALDVTQVDAVPAFVDKAAEALGGCDIFISFTSTNLGEDTDAAWEAVIQADILPMRRGIAAARPHLAKSDNAAIVCFSSTGAVEEFMGVQPYNALKAAVMNYSSSLAQALAGEGIRVNCITPGPVMTEDGPWPKIQAAMPDFYNATLANMPSGRFTTGEELAKAVAFVVSPACKAMTGANIVVDNGYTKRTQF; from the coding sequence ATGGATCTCGGACTGAAGGGCCTCAAGGCCATCCTCGTGGGCGCGAACGGCGGCATCGGCCGCGTAGTCGCGCATGTGCTGTCGGCCGAAGGCTGCGACATCGCCATCTGCGGCCGCTCGCAGGACAAGGTGGACAACGTGCTGTCGGAGGTCGCCGCTTCAGGCGTGAAGACCTACGGCGAGGCGCTTGACGTCACGCAGGTCGATGCCGTCCCCGCCTTCGTCGACAAGGCGGCTGAGGCGCTCGGCGGCTGCGACATCTTCATCAGCTTCACGTCCACCAACCTCGGCGAAGACACCGACGCCGCGTGGGAAGCCGTGATCCAGGCCGACATCCTGCCGATGCGGCGCGGCATCGCGGCGGCCCGCCCGCACCTTGCCAAGTCGGACAACGCCGCGATCGTGTGCTTCAGCTCGACCGGCGCGGTCGAGGAATTCATGGGCGTCCAGCCCTACAACGCCCTCAAGGCCGCCGTGATGAACTATTCCTCGTCACTGGCGCAGGCGCTGGCGGGCGAAGGCATCCGCGTGAACTGCATCACCCCGGGCCCGGTCATGACCGAGGACGGCCCCTGGCCCAAGATCCAAGCCGCCATGCCGGACTTCTACAACGCCACGCTCGCCAACATGCCCTCGGGCCGGTTCACCACCGGCGAGGAACTCGCCAAGGCGGTGGCTTTCGTCGTCTCGCCCGCATGCAAGGCGATGACCGGCGCCAACATCGTGGTCGACAACGGCTACACCAAGCGCACCCAGTTCTGA
- a CDS encoding TetR/AcrR family transcriptional regulator, with protein sequence MPRTGRPRTFDRDGAIDAAMTLFWAQGYEPTSLSQLRSSMGGLSSASFYAAFTSKEALFQDVVDRYIGSYGQVTASLKDDTLAPRNAIETALRKSAAMQTAQSHPPGCLIMLGANNCSPENRQVEAILVQERQRNRQGIERHVERARTNGELSPSTDTAAMARMFSTFLSGMSVEARDGVPLSQIDAAITSLMRLWDQAAV encoded by the coding sequence ATGCCGCGCACAGGACGCCCACGCACTTTTGACCGAGACGGCGCCATCGATGCGGCCATGACGCTTTTCTGGGCCCAAGGTTATGAGCCGACATCCTTGTCGCAGCTCAGGTCCAGCATGGGGGGGCTATCGTCGGCCAGCTTCTATGCGGCTTTCACGTCCAAGGAGGCGCTGTTCCAGGATGTCGTGGACCGTTATATCGGATCCTATGGTCAAGTGACCGCAAGCCTCAAGGACGATACGCTCGCCCCGCGCAATGCGATCGAGACGGCATTGCGCAAATCGGCCGCTATGCAAACGGCGCAGTCGCATCCCCCAGGCTGCTTGATCATGCTTGGCGCCAACAATTGCTCGCCAGAAAATCGGCAGGTCGAGGCGATCCTGGTACAGGAGCGTCAACGCAACCGCCAAGGGATCGAACGGCATGTCGAGAGAGCCAGAACGAACGGAGAGTTGTCACCAAGTACTGACACGGCCGCAATGGCACGGATGTTTAGCACCTTCCTGAGCGGTATGTCAGTCGAAGCCAGAGATGGCGTACCTTTATCGCAGATTGACGCAGCGATTACGTCGTTGATGCGGCTTTGGGATCAGGCTGCTGTCTGA
- a CDS encoding IS110 family transposase, which produces MVKFFRCDVVASDPDVLAKWLPRHCADLVRVVLETETRSTFLYHGLAERGVAVECICARRAKGVLSARVNKGDVHDAEGLAQLARTGWFKRVHMMALATHIARAELRIRAQLITARTSMANQLRGLLKLFGLRIGTARTPGRRAERLAAFYAQRPDLKALFTPQA; this is translated from the coding sequence ATGGTAAAGTTTTTCCGATGCGATGTTGTCGCGAGCGATCCCGATGTTTTGGCCAAGTGGCTGCCCCGGCATTGCGCGGATCTCGTGCGCGTAGTGTTGGAAACAGAAACGCGATCGACCTTTCTCTATCATGGACTGGCCGAGCGTGGTGTCGCGGTGGAGTGTATATGTGCGCGGCGCGCCAAGGGCGTCCTATCTGCACGTGTGAACAAGGGCGATGTCCACGACGCAGAGGGACTTGCTCAGTTGGCACGCACCGGCTGGTTCAAACGAGTCCACATGATGGCGTTGGCCACGCATATCGCCCGGGCCGAGCTGCGCATCCGTGCCCAGCTCATCACCGCGCGGACATCCATGGCCAACCAACTGCGTGGACTTTTAAAGCTATTCGGCCTTCGTATCGGCACCGCCAGAACACCCGGCCGTCGGGCAGAGCGACTGGCGGCCTTCTACGCCCAGCGCCCTGACCTGAAGGCGCTATTTACCCCTCAGGCTTGA